The region tttcaaTAGGATAACATGTGAGCCTTGAATGGGCCTGCAAAATcaaattctattttcaaaCTTATTATAGTCTGATggatattttgaaaactatgcaccgaataaattcaattttttttttaagtgaaagAGGACATTTTTGGGGgctaaatctaaaatttatacaattaataattattatttcttttggccttcaagaaatgaataaatttcaataaaattgaaacatcTAATTTTCAAATGACTTATTATGAGTTACTTcgctatttttcaattttctctaatGAAGAAGTTCAATATCATATCATTTTCAAATACGCTACGTGCAGAGGAACATATGAAACAAaaacagaattaaatatataagatttaaaaatattgttcaaaCATGAATAACAACACATGTAAGATGCTATAAAtcaatgtgtatgtataatcaaTGTgcgatttaatattctttaaaagaatcaatttttcatattgctaGAGTAGGCTGTGGCTTTTAAGAAGCTTACACAGAGaacgagaaaaaattgaaaagagaaaaaggaacaTTTTCGCAGTTTCTGTGTTAGCTTAGGAACTTCCATCTCGTGTTCTCCATTCTTTTTTCTGCTTCAACAGAGAACAGCAGTAGAGAGGAGAGAGCGCCTGAGGAGGACACCTTGGCTCGCACCCTCGCCAACGAGCGAACGTTGGCCCTGCGGAATCGTCGCCACTGACGTCTGTTCTTTGTACAAACGATCGTATTCTTTCTATGTATCTGTGTACTACGTCTTTGGTTTTCGTGTTTACCAAGAACCGTTCACGCGAATAGTGATGATTTCGCAAACACGATGCGAACACGTGCATCCCTTGAcgtttttacaatttctatcatgtttttacaatatctatatattttttctttgttttaagaTTAAGAATTATACGCTTAATTGGATCACtctttatttccatttttaattccttttgtattaatttttttttttttacgaagagAGATGATTAGATTAATAGAAGACTAATTCACCTGTTTGTATCAAGGAAATCACATACAACTGCGATAGAAACGTCATCCGTGTATATTATGACGCTTGTCCAAGACCTCGATTTTCGCCAATGTCTATTTTTCATCGCGGAATTTTCCCGTGCGAGCAACACGACTTGTGAGCTATCTTGATGGCTCTTATTGTGACTTTTGAGTGTCTCTTTAATGCTAGTAGCGCTAGACAATTTCGCAGCATGTGCGTCTTTATGTGAGAAAgaatcagaaaataaaaatgcaaaagccTTGTAACTTCTTGTGCAAATAATATGCagtttttaaatgcataaaacTCGATACAGTGAACTTCCGGTCTTTTAGACTTCATAGTGACTCATGAAGCTCGTTCAtctcttgtaaaaaattgtagaaaaaatctatttaatttataaatatatataaattttcgttcggaaaaaaatacatacatataatgagAATTTAACTTGAAGATTTTCAAAGcctgcaattatattttcagatattttgataaatctcATAGGAAAATACAATATGCATTAAGaggtattttaaatatgaattgtgAAATGTTcgtttaacaatttatatattcacctttatatataataacaatgagCGACAATACATCAGTTTGCAAACGCAAGACGCacaatactttaaaattacaacCACACAAAAATGCTTATGGATGgattttgctatatatataatacgaagCTGCCTTGTCAAAATTCATAAAAGTATTGATCGTCGAGATATATCGCCGATTTAGGCCAAAGCGGtaaaattctttgattataGGTTCAACAGCCAAAAGAATCTATAttcacattttacatttagcGGTACAAGCGATTTAATCGCCCTCGATAGGCTTAAATCAAAAGCGTCTTAGGCAAATAGAAATCAGATGATCACGTCtaacattaaatatgatattaaaatgatattaaaatctcttCAGCTTCCTCAATATCataaccatatatatatatatatatatatatatatatatatatatatatatatatatatgtatatatatatatatatatatatatatatatatatatatatatatatattatttctaataatatgtgAACATATAGTTTtagtatagtatatatttggTACAGTTGTTCCAATATATGGATATGTATTTGgagttgtaatttaatttcatttggcACCGTCTGCCTATTAAGTAACTGAAAAATGTCGAAATTTGTAATATCCTTTTTCTTCTCGTGATCATAAttcataaatgaattatttttaacaaataaccATTTATAaacagtaaaattttatatactttaaaatataaaaaaaaatacaaaaaatacaaagtggCTTTATCAAAAGATATGAAAAGAGATGGAGTTTGAAGATATTAATGTGCGAGCTATTCAAGTTTTGGCGCAACGCGCAATCGTGCATCATAATTTGAACTATTCGACATAAATCGTTTTATGATATTCcgctatattaatatcttgatttatagatcatttaattttgcatgttATGATAATGTGTCTTTCACTCTCATATTTAcgaatctaatatatatcgcatgaAACTGttacgtgataaaaaaattattatttattttatgtatttgagATATTGCACTGTTTTTGTGTAGTAAGCTTTTTAAATAACCGACATTTTTTCGCAAACAATAACATTCTCTGctgtatatgttattataatatatataattatcactaaatatataataatctattaatattaatcttaatgaGTTTGGTGTTCTCTCTTGGTGAACGATTCCATCTTCGAGTATTATTCAGCTACGTATGTAATGCAAATTGCAATACGAAAATCAATCAAATCACTAGAAGCCTTTACGTATACGAGACTGCATTATtcacgtatatgtataatatgcatAACATCTAGGCGGAACTTCGATTAACCCTGCAAAGTTCGAAAGTGCTACTTGTGAAAAttgaattagaattattaacgttaaaatttgtatattaaatagagatatagaaaataatataagatctctttatttaaaatttcaagagaaGAATGTTCCCgtcaaaattattctatttgccATTAAAAGTTGGCTACATTACAGAATCGAAGTTTGACCGAATAAAtcgatgattatattttatcatttattcttacttTATGAATAACTCGATCAATATTGACTAAGGTAGAACAGCTATGgcgtaatatttaaacttcTTCATAATATGATACTACGAACTGTTTAGAATGTTACATCAACACCccaaattttggaaaatgtaTCGTTATGTAACGTTATAATACTgctacatacatacgtattcttcgaaaatattaaaatattattgtaaatagtaaaaatgagaaaaatagtaacatacatacaaaatacaattgtGATTTCGGTAATTGCATCAATGGAATGTCTATAAATACTGTTGGATCCTTGCTCCCTATTTTTCTGtgcataataatacaaatatttttgtgtctcAAACAGTCTGGTAactatataacaaatatataatattaaaaacaacatCAGCATCATAAAATTGATGCAGCGTCGCTTTTTTTCATCTAGTCACGGCTCATTAACggtgaaaaaaatgcaaatcattattatttcattatcaaatACCGCTACATTTTCCGCGTCTGTTTTCTCTTTTCGTAAGAaactcctctttttctctcctttaatGCTGCCGAACGCGTTCTTGTTAAGATTCTTTGCTAGCCTCCGGTCGGTCAAGCGCCTCCTGGGCGTGTTGCAAACCGGCACAGTAATGCAGAAGCAGTACACTTAAAGCTTGTACTCGCAGATCGCTCTGCGCGATCAGTTTCATGCTGTCCGCGTTGTGGGACAGCTCTAATCTCGAGGTAGTTTCGGCATCCAACGCGTTCTTCAATTTGCCCATCTGCAAAAGATACACATCCagttattaatgttaaagtaATCTCGAAGGTTTAAGAGTTCTCTCAGCTTTTTGAATCCTTCAATTAAGGAATCCTTCGATATTTGAATTCAATATGAATCCATGGATTTCTAGATTCAAAAAGTAAGATTTACAGTTTAGTTCCTTAACATCACTTGTAAAAGAAGTCTGATTCGCATACCATTACATTGATTTTTTCGACACGCTCCCGCGGTTCCAGGTTCTTGTACAAGAACTTGCCAGTATCCCTGGCCCTCGACATAAGACCGTCATCTAGATCGCCGGCCACAAGTGGAGCTGCAACACTTGGCTCAGCACCCTCCAAGAGGTCAGAACTTATTCCCAAACCTCCAGCCAATGAGTTCTAAATGTTTCAACAATTCGATCAAATCGATTAATGTGGCGCAATGATCTCTGTAAGGGGCATCCTCGCTCCCGACGATTCGAAAAGTGAAGCGTGATCAAGCGGTCCGAACCAATGATGCGCAATGATCTTCCTACATCTATATGATTGCACATCGTATGCAAGCAAATGCTTGCTGTCTCCAATGTTAAAGTGCAATTGCAATGCAATCAGTGCCATGATCAGCATACATTGTGTCGATGAAAATCTTCAGTAAGAAAACTTGCAGCAGTTTCGAGCAAGCGATAAAAATGATTCGttgcgatataaataataatttataagcgataaaaataatttcacaatcaGCGGGTATAtgtttgtttctctctcgaaGCATCGAAGAGTCCAAATCTAaatattcgtaattttttatatagacaatttttctaagaaattcatatataatattaatttgactgACATTGTCTCCAATTCTATCACTTTTCATACATACTATGCACTTATCAATTATCTTGCATTCCTTTTGCGTGCAAGTTAACAAATATCTTCGATGGCGAATTTAAGGCACAACTGAGAGATGTGAAGGAATGATTTAAAGTGAAAAAAGGTAAGCATGGGAATTGCAAgacattcaatattttccgAAGAATATATCCTTTCTTTCGGTTTGAAAAGGTGTAGTGGATGAAGCGGAGAAGATTTCATGCGTCCTAATAAAgaacgtataaaaattaaataaagtttcatatatatcttaaatcaTTGTCGATAAAACATTTTGGAATCATTAGTTTCATTTCaagcttaaatattattatgaaaaaagcaTATCAAATGTTTCTCAAAAATaggatgaataaaaataagataaatatgcaataatttaatccgattataaaagttgttttaacatatttttgaataaatcataaataaataattatatataatcattattttttaattaaaattcttaattaaaaaataatgattatatattattatatataataatatattatatattattatatatttataattttcgtatcataaaaaatatttattagacaaacattttttcaaagttgACAAAAATTGAGCACACATGATCCCTCTCCGCTTCGGGCGGAGACAACAAATGCGTGTTATTATTCTACCTTGCGGGATGCACAGGGACTTGGGGGAAGACTTCGAGATGCCAGACCAGTACTGGAAGCCGGCGGGGCCAGACAACTGGTACTTCCAGCCTTCTTCAGGCCCAATAGAGTGTTAGCTATACTAGCCTTCATGGCCTTCATACTTGCGCCCTGATTAATCGACCAAtggattttaaatagattaatactTTTTCACACCACATCGagttaaattctataaaataattgaaaaatggtCGCGTTATtttgttgtatataatatacgttgTTTCATCGATAAAGTATATAGCATCTGAGTATCATCTACGGAATttggaaatgtttttataccAGTCGCTTTATCCacacaaaaatttagaaacattcaataaaaataaaatttaatttatatatatatatatattttaaataatattgatatttcacATCAACATTAAGAatctaaaactttaaaattctgttttgcaaaaattaaaaatattacacatatttatagattGATATACTTTACCGATAACCGGAGGTATtagtttcatataaaaatgaaaattaaattcttatctatctacttgtatataaattgGTAATCTAAAAACCAAGATAAGGTTAAGGCAAGCTTATACAAAAAACCTTCACCCCACCGAAGTGCATATTCAATTCGTTTTATTGCCAACAACAGGATGTGAGTCACGCTTAACAATCTCTGCTTTCTATGTACAAAATACGAAGATAGATGTAATTAAAGATGCACGTGAGATTTTTCGTACAATCCTTTAACCACACGATATGTTGTCAAGCGCTTCTACATTTTACCGATATGtagtaatgataattatttgttgattTTCCCGCGTGAATTTTCAAAATGGTACGTCATTGAAAtggatgtataaaatattgatctcTTTAACTCATTGTCAgtgaataaaatcaataaataaataaaattaaattaaatatatttaaaaaattaattcctttgaagtgtgtgtatgtgtgtgtacatacacataatattatttataaaatataagtatatattttaatttaaatatttttctatatatatatatatatatatatatatatatatatatattaataaaatgtagtctgtgacaaaaaaatgcaaattgataatatgatttaaatttaaatataagaaacaaaatgtaatttctaagaaataatcaatcatagagcatttgcaaaaatatagttaataattaaatcgacGCATTATAAtacgtttatatttaaattaatattaatattgcatttaagcaaatacaaaaaacatagagcatataaattaatataaatatacaaagtaataaattaattatcacaaattttgCAGAATTGGACTAGAAGGTAAAATAACTATTctctagaaatataaatattaaagaaatcctaatatataaaatagattttctctaaaaaaattgaatgagcGTCTTTGAGATGCTAATGTTTTTAGAGAAAAGAGCACTAATAATGTAACTgctactttataataaaattgttataagtAATAAGTTTAGAACACGATTATATAtactgtttaataaaataattttgaatatatatacgtgcacACACATGTTTCTTCTCATTTACAGATTCTTAGACAAATATGAATCcgattttcttaataaatttttagtaaaattttgttcATATGTAAAGATATTTGATCAAAGATTAACGCTTTCTTTCCTCTCGGTCCGATCTACTGACTCATACATGAGCATCGTATGTCGTAAGAAAGAATTCAAAATGTTACGCTAATTACGCTCGCGAAGAAGGAAACGCCCTAAGATTCTACGTCTTGAATACCTGCACGTTATCTTCGCATCCAGTCAAAGAGATCTCTGGGCTTGAGATGTCTCCGATGATAGCGTTCGGCTCGATTTCGTCCGCCTCCAGCGCCAAGGTCGCTAGGCTCTCTGCGCCACAAGTGCTGGACGCCTGACAGCGTGTTTCGCACTTCTTGTGGCACACCATGCCGCAGTCCCGACATTGCACAGCATCTTTTAGCCAAATCTGCACAGAAATTCAGGTAATActcaaaaatagaataaaaaaataaagtaaaataaaaattcgtaaataaaatgaaagaattgtCCCTTGTTAAAAagtctaaattatatatattttttaaataaataaattatatagattcatAAATTGTGGATATCATAACTTTCCATATCATGTGAATTTCACATTATGTgcgattttataaatctctgTCTTAAACATTTCGACAAATTACATTATCGGTTATGTATTTCTAACGTCATACTTTTTTCGTGCAGAAATCGCAGTGCGTGGCTCTATGAAAGTGCGTCCTGATGAAATCGTGCATCTTTCTATCAGCGACTTCATCGCTCGGAATCGGTTGTATTTTGGCAGTTTCCGCGTTATCCTTCTTTCCGGAATCACTGACTGTATGATTACTTGGCCGACAAGATTCCCATACGTACGACAGCAAGATATCGCCGTAACAAAGCGTTGGATCGAATCCCGAATATCCCTGCAGTCTTACATAGGATGTCGCTAGcgaagctttaaaaaaaattaattctttaattattaaattcatttatctaTTCTTTTCGAGAGCAATTCGATACAAATTTCTCTACGTAtgcgaaaaataatgaatctagattgatattttcatattattggATTCCACTTGAGAAGACTTCTTGTGAAAACTATTGTTTatgattatctatttattggaataaatataatttaaaaaaaagaaaatttagaaaaaggaatattttatagaaaaaagctTACTACTTTCTGGCGGCAATAAGGCATGACATTTCAGATAATGCCCGGTCGTGGAGGTGCAACATTGTGccagaattaattttacaggCGCGTTTATGTAGCCTAATAATTTCGCTGGCGTCTCGCTTCCCTTTGCACGACCCCACACACCTATATTCAGGTATTGTAATTCAGAATCAACTTGAAAACTTTTGGTCTCTTCGAAGGCGATTAGAGAAGCGTACGGTTTCTCTTTCGTGTTGTAACACAGATCGGCAATACTGGTCGTGTTACTCTCGTCCGGAAGATAAAATTGAACGTTGCTGGAGGACGCTGATGATATGGAGATCGTCGAGATCCGTCGAGACGGTGTAGTTTCAGGCGTCTGAGCAATATCTTCTGTCTGTATGctgctttttcttcttttaaatagCTTGCTGGTATCCGACCGAGAGTCCGTAAGATCATTGTCGGAATCCCGAAGATCGGAAAACTTGATCTGCGTTTCAAACTTCATCTTTCCAACGTCCTCTATGCAGGGGCTGTCTATCTTGCCTATAGAATCGCTTTTCGATGTCTTCCTCTCGGTAAAAGATGTCTTCTCGCCATCCATTTTCAGTCCTCTCTCGCTCGAGTCCGCCTTTGAATGCCGCCTTTCTACCCTGATGATAAAACGCCGCTGTACAGCGGTCTTAACGAATTTCGCCACTTGGTTCATGCTCGACACTCTCTTGCCATCTACCGCTACTAAAATATCGCCCTTTCTCATCTCTGCGATTGCTGCCGGACTACCAGACACTATGGTCTCCACCAATACACACATTTGGCCAATGTCCGGTACAACTTCTTGCTTAAACACTACACCTAACTGTTGAGAGGCAGTCTTACTGATGATCAAGTCAAGCACCATGTATGGAATGCCGCTGTACTGTGTCAGGTATACCCAAGGCATGGAATCCACACTCATGGTGCAATATACGTCCACCTGCGATACATCTTCGCTATTATTGAGAGCAATAGGTGCGAGATTTAGTCTGCTGATCTCCAACAGTACAACCTCCAAGTATCCTGGTGTGAGCTGAGTACTGACGACCTGGTTAAATATGTGAATAAGATGTATATATCgtgcaaattaaaacattgccttacttataacaattaaaaattaaaattacaaaaacaaatcaatttttgaatatgtaGCAAATTAACTaaagcttaattaattaaggaaACAGCTCTTACCTCTGAGAGATCCACTGCTTCGTCGTTCAATCTTCGGAAGAATGGCTTATAACGCATTTTGTAACGAGGTAGAGTGTGCTTCCGCTTCACCGCCCTCCTAATCTGACTGGTAATGATCGAGATTATTTGTGGCTGTAACTGACGGCCTTGGAACTGCGACTGCACTTCCAGCTCCAAGATCGGATCCGAGTAGAAACTCAATGACCAATGCGTATATGGTACGCGAGTAAACTGTAGCCTAGCTTTACCGCTGATACGTTTTACTGTGAAAATCAACAACAAtgtacttataaataataatataattcctattttctttatctttttaatatattatgatatttgataataCCTTGTAACGCCATGTAGGCTGTTTTACCGAGCAGCATCTTAACATCTATAGACAATTGAAAATTTCCTGAGTAATGTAAATCTAAGGCCAAGTCCAGAGATTCTAGCAGACCCGTGTCAGCATCGATTTTTGAGTCCGCGACTTCCAAGCCTTTTATCGTCGGAAACTGCGTACCGAGGTTCAAGTCTctcaactaaaaaaattacgaagagtttattagaaacattttttttagtattatattccaaaatcgattgaatattttgaatcttACTTTCACGCTATCTAACAGTTTCGCAGTTGTCGACTGCGTCAACAGTTCTTTAAATTCGTTATTTAACTTCCTATAAAGCCATAAACGCACTCGCTCGGCGTTTCGTAACTCATTGAAAAGGAACTGTAATGTAAGGTTTATGGCCAGGTTCTCGTTGCCTTGAGACATCGCCTGACGAGACATGCTA is a window of Cataglyphis hispanica isolate Lineage 1 chromosome 4, ULB_Chis1_1.0, whole genome shotgun sequence DNA encoding:
- the LOC126848605 gene encoding PDZ domain-containing protein 8 isoform X1, with the translated sequence MDSLQLVLVAVVTFICGVICTLALQFYLFKRYLDSGPQATPPQRQLQHGKAQLPKELVEQLQEERTNSNNSMSRQAMSQGNENLAINLTLQFLFNELRNAERVRLWLYRKLNNEFKELLTQSTTAKLLDSVKLRDLNLGTQFPTIKGLEVADSKIDADTGLLESLDLALDLHYSGNFQLSIDVKMLLGKTAYMALQVKRISGKARLQFTRVPYTHWSLSFYSDPILELEVQSQFQGRQLQPQIISIITSQIRRAVKRKHTLPRYKMRYKPFFRRLNDEAVDLSEVVSTQLTPGYLEVVLLEISRLNLAPIALNNSEDVSQVDVYCTMSVDSMPWVYLTQYSGIPYMVLDLIISKTASQQLGVVFKQEVVPDIGQMCVLVETIVSGSPAAIAEMRKGDILVAVDGKRVSSMNQVAKFVKTAVQRRFIIRVERRHSKADSSERGLKMDGEKTSFTERKTSKSDSIGKIDSPCIEDVGKMKFETQIKFSDLRDSDNDLTDSRSDTSKLFKRRKSSIQTEDIAQTPETTPSRRISTISISSASSSNVQFYLPDESNTTSIADLCYNTKEKPYASLIAFEETKSFQVDSELQYLNIGVWGRAKGSETPAKLLGYINAPVKLILAQCCTSTTGHYLKCHALLPPESTSLATSYVRLQGYSGFDPTLCYGDILLSYVWESCRPSNHTVSDSGKKDNAETAKIQPIPSDEVADRKMHDFIRTHFHRATHCDFCTKKIWLKDAVQCRDCGMVCHKKCETRCQASSTCGAESLATLALEADEIEPNAIIGDISSPEISLTGCEDNVQGASMKAMKASIANTLLGLKKAGSTSCLAPPASSTGLASRSLPPSPCASRKNSLAGGLGISSDLLEGAEPSVAAPLVAGDLDDGLMSRARDTGKFLYKNLEPRERVEKINVMMGKLKNALDAETTSRLELSHNADSMKLIAQSDLRVQALSVLLLHYCAGLQHAQEALDRPEASKES
- the LOC126848605 gene encoding PDZ domain-containing protein 8 isoform X2 — protein: MDSLQLVLVAVVTFICGVICTLALQFYLFKRYLDSGPQATPPQRQLQHGKAQLPKELVEQLQEERTNSNNSMSRQAMSQGNENLAINLTLQFLFNELRNAERVRLWLYRKLNNEFKELLTQSTTAKLLDSVKLRDLNLGTQFPTIKGLEVADSKIDADTGLLESLDLALDLHYSGNFQLSIDVKMLLGKTAYMALQVKRISGKARLQFTRVPYTHWSLSFYSDPILELEVQSQFQGRQLQPQIISIITSQIRRAVKRKHTLPRYKMRYKPFFRRLNDEAVDLSEVVSTQLTPGYLEVVLLEISRLNLAPIALNNSEDVSQVDVYCTMSVDSMPWVYLTQYSGIPYMVLDLIISKTASQQLGVVFKQEVVPDIGQMCVLVETIVSGSPAAIAEMRKGDILVAVDGKRVSSMNQVAKFVKTAVQRRFIIRVERRHSKADSSERGLKMDGEKTSFTERKTSKSDSIGKIDSPCIEDVGKMKFETQIKFSDLRDSDNDLTDSRSDTSKLFKRRKSSIQTEDIAQTPETTPSRRISTISISSASSSNVQFYLPDESNTTSIADLCYNTKEKPYASLIAFEETKSFQVDSELQYLNIGVWGRAKGSETPAKLLGYINAPVKLILAQCCTSTTGHYLKCHALLPPESTSLATSYVRLQGYSGFDPTLCYGDILLSYVWESCRPSNHTVSDSGKKDNAETAKIQPIPSDEVADRKMHDFIRTHFHRATHCDFCTKKIWLKDAVQCRDCGMVCHKKCETRCQASSTCGAESLATLALEADEIEPNAIIGDISSPEISLTGCEDNVQNSLAGGLGISSDLLEGAEPSVAAPLVAGDLDDGLMSRARDTGKFLYKNLEPRERVEKINVMMGKLKNALDAETTSRLELSHNADSMKLIAQSDLRVQALSVLLLHYCAGLQHAQEALDRPEASKES